The following are encoded in a window of uncultured Sphaerochaeta sp. genomic DNA:
- a CDS encoding phosphatidylserine/phosphatidylglycerophosphate/cardiolipin synthase family protein has translation MMRQVRLVCIIISLILLGTGCSSTQHMISEEVLSDSVAFEEKLSSFQIPSVQISYPDVYYDGRAWRDRLIELVEGAEDYLITSAFLASSSEELEELYSALARKAESGVRVYFVVDGTGPFDMTETRFHLIPLKFLRESGVHLLEFNSISGARLVSGLNLLYRDHRKFLIVDGKHIALGGMNLNYISIGAEDEQLQRDSMYEFTSPELSSLILDYFVPWWNEQTWDEIDRADFSVDETLLEGKETYQGWYVNQEPGSAQISKLIGSLLSEADHSVQVLPFLPFMDEEMITAFRMAQERGVEIQMIIPFDRRVTNRKGIEYMTMDLLDMGIDLRIEEESVETQRLLHEKLLIVDERYVLIGSTNINYRSMNLAYENSLLIDSPELAQQLKLHFEELYEGTVPITEEMAEDWHTLRNWPRFITAFFGG, from the coding sequence ATGATGCGACAGGTTCGTTTGGTATGTATAATCATCAGTCTGATACTTCTCGGAACAGGTTGCTCAAGCACCCAGCATATGATATCTGAAGAGGTGCTCTCTGATTCGGTAGCGTTCGAGGAAAAACTCTCTTCGTTTCAGATACCTTCCGTGCAGATTTCCTATCCTGACGTGTACTATGATGGCAGGGCATGGAGAGACCGGCTTATTGAGTTGGTAGAGGGTGCGGAGGATTATCTTATCACCAGTGCTTTTCTTGCCTCAAGTTCCGAGGAGCTGGAAGAGTTGTACAGTGCACTTGCCAGGAAAGCAGAGAGTGGCGTCCGCGTATACTTTGTGGTCGACGGGACTGGTCCTTTTGACATGACAGAGACACGCTTTCACTTGATACCGCTCAAATTCCTCCGTGAAAGCGGGGTGCACCTCCTGGAGTTCAATTCCATCAGTGGCGCACGGTTGGTCAGTGGCCTGAATCTCCTCTATCGTGACCATAGGAAATTCCTCATCGTTGACGGGAAGCATATTGCACTTGGGGGTATGAACCTCAACTATATCTCCATCGGCGCTGAAGATGAGCAACTGCAACGGGATAGCATGTATGAATTCACCTCTCCTGAACTCAGCAGCCTTATTCTTGACTATTTCGTTCCCTGGTGGAATGAGCAGACCTGGGATGAGATAGATAGGGCGGATTTCTCCGTTGATGAAACCTTACTTGAAGGAAAGGAGACCTACCAGGGTTGGTATGTGAACCAGGAACCGGGGAGTGCACAGATCAGCAAGCTTATCGGCTCTCTGCTCAGCGAGGCTGACCACTCAGTGCAAGTACTTCCGTTCCTTCCCTTCATGGATGAAGAGATGATCACGGCCTTCCGGATGGCACAAGAACGCGGGGTTGAGATTCAGATGATTATACCCTTTGACCGGCGGGTTACCAACCGTAAGGGCATCGAGTATATGACAATGGATCTGCTTGATATGGGGATTGATCTTCGTATCGAGGAAGAGAGTGTGGAAACCCAACGGTTGCTGCATGAGAAGTTGCTCATTGTAGATGAGCGCTACGTCTTGATTGGATCAACGAATATAAATTATAGATCAATGAACCTTGCATATGAGAATTCCCTGCTGATTGACAGCCCGGAATTGGCCCAACAGTTGAAACTTCATTTTGAAGAACTGTATGAGGGAACTGTTCCCATTACCGAAGAGATGGCCGAGGATTGGCATACCCTCAGGAACTGGCCCCGCTTTATAACTGCATTCTTTGGAGGTTGA
- a CDS encoding RpiB/LacA/LacB family sugar-phosphate isomerase, with the protein MPSVVLANDHGAVELAKRFIGYLEKMGYTVNHLGVTSNDSVDYPDIAKEACLEYKKGGYEFGIVLCGTGIGISISANKVEGIRCALPQNCYAAAMARRHNNANFIAFGGRIDYPEDPVDMLDAFMEVSFEGERHQRRVDKMMALEGTC; encoded by the coding sequence ATGCCTAGTGTAGTGCTTGCAAATGACCATGGTGCGGTAGAACTGGCCAAGAGATTTATTGGATATCTGGAAAAGATGGGATATACGGTAAACCATCTGGGTGTAACTTCCAACGATTCGGTAGATTACCCTGATATCGCGAAAGAAGCTTGCCTGGAATATAAGAAAGGCGGGTATGAATTCGGTATTGTCCTCTGTGGAACCGGTATTGGAATCTCCATCAGTGCAAATAAGGTTGAAGGTATCCGTTGTGCTCTCCCACAGAACTGCTATGCAGCAGCGATGGCGAGACGTCACAACAATGCGAACTTTATTGCATTTGGCGGAAGAATCGACTATCCGGAAGACCCCGTGGATATGCTTGATGCCTTCATGGAGGTCTCTTTTGAAGGTGAACGACACCAGAGACGAGTTGACAAGATGATGGCCCTGGAAGGGACCTGCTAG
- a CDS encoding putative manganese-dependent inorganic diphosphatase, translating to MAEIYVCGHRNPDMDSICAAYSYAFLKNKVDPNNTYNAVRCGNLNDTTKAQFDRLGVTPPPFIKDVRTKVLSVTRNTNSVVQVGDPVYNLVSFYGSSNKTSVVPVMEGEQYRGLLSVDEVSSFVLKENSGERPIYHFVVDNFPKVLKGSFLKRGKQTAFDAPIMVGAMRYIVFCKHLEALEGRPPILVVGDREDHIRKAIELQIPAIVLTGIEDHVTSSVDWDSYQGSVYLSALDTAETLRLLRLSVPVKELMVQDPIKLEDDCLFDVARDILADSEYRGLPVFGGGKYKGFVTRRCFLDRPKTKVIMVDHNETEQGVSGIDEAEVLEIIDHHRLGAAKTRNPIFIYCEPLGSTCTIIYKLFLRHNIEITQQMARVLLSGIVSDTIMLKSPTTTFEDYTAVQDLLILGDVEDMRKFGETMFSSGASLAKEDPRKMLEADFKVYRELGVAFGIGQCEVTTLSDVDEYKDTYLSELELLKMAQGLDWAMFLITDVVRENSVLLMTSLPITERKLAYEKAGEGKFFLPGVLSRKKQLLPEILRVLEE from the coding sequence GTGGCCGAAATATATGTGTGTGGACATCGTAATCCGGATATGGACAGCATCTGTGCTGCCTATAGCTATGCATTTCTGAAGAATAAGGTCGACCCCAACAATACGTACAACGCAGTGAGATGTGGGAATCTCAATGATACAACAAAAGCACAGTTTGACCGATTGGGGGTAACCCCTCCTCCTTTCATTAAGGATGTGAGAACCAAGGTGCTGAGTGTTACCCGAAATACCAACTCGGTTGTACAGGTGGGAGATCCCGTATACAATCTGGTTTCCTTCTATGGGTCCTCAAACAAGACCTCAGTTGTCCCAGTTATGGAAGGAGAGCAATACCGTGGTCTGTTGAGTGTCGATGAAGTCAGCAGCTTCGTCCTGAAAGAGAACAGCGGAGAACGACCCATCTATCACTTTGTCGTGGATAACTTTCCAAAGGTACTCAAAGGATCCTTCCTGAAGCGTGGTAAGCAAACAGCATTCGATGCTCCGATTATGGTTGGGGCGATGCGTTATATAGTCTTCTGCAAGCATCTTGAGGCCTTGGAAGGAAGACCTCCAATTCTGGTGGTAGGAGACAGGGAAGACCATATAAGAAAAGCTATCGAACTCCAGATTCCGGCTATTGTTCTCACAGGAATTGAGGATCATGTGACCAGCAGTGTCGATTGGGATTCCTATCAGGGTTCAGTATATCTGAGCGCACTTGATACCGCAGAGACACTCCGCCTCCTACGACTCAGTGTTCCGGTCAAGGAGCTCATGGTGCAGGATCCCATCAAGCTTGAGGATGATTGTCTCTTCGATGTGGCAAGGGATATCCTTGCTGATAGTGAATACCGAGGGCTTCCCGTCTTTGGGGGTGGTAAATACAAGGGTTTTGTGACCCGCCGTTGTTTCCTTGATAGGCCTAAGACAAAAGTGATCATGGTTGACCACAATGAGACCGAGCAAGGGGTAAGCGGTATTGATGAGGCTGAGGTGTTGGAGATCATCGATCACCATCGTCTGGGCGCTGCAAAGACGCGCAACCCGATCTTTATCTACTGTGAACCCCTCGGTTCTACCTGCACAATCATCTATAAATTGTTTCTCCGTCATAATATTGAGATTACCCAGCAGATGGCTCGCGTTCTGCTTTCAGGGATTGTCAGTGACACCATAATGCTCAAGAGTCCCACAACCACATTCGAGGATTATACTGCAGTACAGGATCTCTTGATTCTTGGGGATGTGGAGGATATGCGAAAGTTTGGGGAGACGATGTTCAGCAGTGGTGCTTCCTTGGCAAAGGAGGATCCTCGCAAGATGCTCGAGGCCGATTTCAAGGTCTACCGTGAACTCGGCGTGGCATTCGGGATTGGGCAGTGTGAAGTCACCACGCTCAGTGACGTGGATGAGTACAAGGATACGTATCTCTCGGAACTGGAACTCCTGAAAATGGCACAAGGCTTGGACTGGGCTATGTTCCTTATCACTGATGTTGTGAGAGAGAACAGTGTACTGCTTATGACGAGTTTGCCGATTACTGAACGGAAACTTGCCTACGAGAAGGCAGGGGAAGGGAAGTTCTTCCTCCCTGGAGTTCTCTCCAGAAAGAAACAATTGCTTCCTGAGATCCTCAGGGTACTTGAAGAGTAG
- a CDS encoding RelA/SpoT family protein: MYEQLIERFIQKAYKYPKADQEKILAAATFADSKHENQKRASGEPYLIHPLAVGEILIQLKMDADTICAGLLHDTLEDTNTTYEELSQTFGQAVADMVEGETKIANLKTMNKSVQEAETIRKMFFAMSKDIRVIIIKLADKLHNMRTIQHLNPQRAKEIAGDTLDIFAPLADRLGISWLKDELEDLSLKVLKPDTFNYIQDYLLSKKSEQKAYLNRVEKSIYRACGDAELSDIIVTSRAKHTYSVYMKMKKRKKEIDEIFDILGVRILCNTMTECYTILGVVHRLWPPIEGRFKDYIAMPKANNYQSLHTTVMALDGKLLEIQIRTKEMHFTAEYGVAAHWSYKADTGSDSGSWNKMDNEQFSRIISKLKIWSNEIESSESYMEDIKGELLKDTIYVFTPQGHIVELPTNSTALDFAYQIHTEVGNHTTGAKADGSIIPLNAPLKNTQVIEILTSPNARPHLQWLRYAQTSSARKKIKAWLNKYDENILIDKDIIAKRKAPDHQQKEEQPQPPQPPLDDEHIVREVFDAKRVKFRVGEEKNLMIHIAQCCNPVRGDDIVGYISRGRGIIVHKRSCPNLKNMAEIDDRAIEVEWETEFPKLTKRFSVTSKRTYDLFGEIEGALRKYKGHLIEGRLHDDEEGKLRGTFTMEVEREDDFKKIIKNLKTIPSVITIAEIK, from the coding sequence ATGTACGAACAACTAATTGAACGCTTCATCCAAAAGGCGTATAAGTATCCCAAGGCCGATCAGGAGAAAATCCTGGCCGCGGCTACCTTTGCAGACAGCAAGCACGAAAACCAGAAACGAGCGAGTGGCGAACCATATCTCATCCACCCCCTTGCAGTAGGCGAGATTCTCATCCAGTTGAAGATGGATGCAGATACTATCTGCGCAGGGCTTCTCCATGACACGCTCGAAGATACCAATACCACCTACGAAGAGCTCTCTCAGACCTTTGGACAGGCTGTGGCTGATATGGTCGAGGGAGAGACCAAGATAGCCAACCTCAAGACGATGAACAAGAGCGTCCAGGAGGCTGAAACCATCCGCAAGATGTTCTTTGCCATGAGCAAGGACATCCGCGTCATCATCATCAAACTTGCAGACAAACTGCACAACATGCGTACCATCCAGCACCTGAACCCACAGCGGGCGAAGGAGATTGCAGGAGATACCCTCGATATTTTTGCTCCCCTTGCCGACCGTCTGGGTATCTCGTGGCTGAAGGATGAACTGGAAGATTTGAGTCTGAAGGTACTCAAACCTGATACCTTCAACTATATCCAGGATTACCTCTTAAGCAAGAAGAGCGAACAGAAGGCATACCTGAACCGGGTGGAAAAGTCAATCTACCGTGCCTGTGGGGATGCTGAGCTGAGTGACATCATTGTCACCAGCAGAGCCAAGCATACCTATTCGGTCTACATGAAAATGAAGAAGCGCAAAAAGGAGATTGATGAGATCTTCGATATCCTTGGGGTGCGCATCCTCTGCAATACGATGACCGAATGCTACACCATCCTGGGGGTGGTACACCGCCTATGGCCACCTATTGAAGGGCGGTTCAAGGACTACATTGCCATGCCTAAGGCAAACAACTACCAGAGCCTGCATACAACCGTCATGGCACTCGATGGCAAGTTGCTGGAAATACAGATCAGGACCAAGGAGATGCACTTTACCGCTGAGTACGGTGTTGCCGCCCACTGGAGCTACAAAGCAGACACAGGCAGCGACAGTGGTTCCTGGAACAAGATGGACAATGAACAGTTCTCCCGCATTATCAGCAAGCTCAAGATCTGGTCGAACGAGATCGAGAGCAGTGAGTCATACATGGAGGATATCAAGGGGGAATTGCTCAAGGATACCATCTATGTATTCACTCCACAGGGGCACATTGTAGAACTCCCCACCAACTCCACCGCCCTTGACTTTGCCTATCAGATCCACACCGAGGTAGGTAATCATACCACCGGAGCCAAGGCTGATGGATCCATTATCCCGCTCAATGCCCCACTGAAGAATACTCAGGTCATCGAGATACTGACCAGTCCCAATGCTCGGCCGCACCTGCAGTGGCTGCGCTATGCCCAGACAAGTAGTGCACGCAAGAAGATCAAGGCATGGCTGAACAAGTATGATGAGAACATTCTCATCGACAAGGATATCATTGCCAAGCGAAAAGCTCCCGATCATCAGCAGAAAGAGGAGCAACCGCAACCACCTCAGCCGCCGTTGGATGATGAACATATCGTCAGGGAAGTCTTTGATGCAAAACGGGTCAAGTTCCGCGTAGGCGAAGAGAAGAATTTGATGATCCATATCGCCCAGTGCTGCAATCCAGTACGGGGTGATGATATTGTTGGATATATCAGTAGAGGGCGGGGAATCATCGTTCACAAACGTAGCTGTCCAAACCTGAAGAACATGGCAGAAATTGATGACCGGGCCATCGAGGTGGAATGGGAAACAGAGTTCCCGAAACTTACTAAGCGATTCAGTGTAACCAGCAAGCGAACCTATGACCTTTTCGGAGAGATTGAGGGAGCGCTGCGTAAGTATAAGGGCCACCTCATCGAAGGCAGGTTGCACGACGATGAGGAAGGTAAACTCAGAGGCACATTCACCATGGAAGTGGAGAGGGAGGACGACTTCAAGAAGATCATCAAGAATCTGAAGACCATCCCCAGTGTCATCACCATCGCTGAGATTAAATAG
- the prmC gene encoding peptide chain release factor N(5)-glutamine methyltransferase codes for MFVTIAGWKHETARLLQAGQVSDSANLDARLLLEKATGLDQVHQIMESERILTSEELEILEELRGQRLTYKPMAYILGHKEFYGRTFLVDEHTLIPRPDTETLVNEVLHFSEGKSKETILPIIDVCTGSGAIGITLSLELDVDVELSDISKGALAIARKNALALTGHELLLHEADLLSTVSQKYGMIVSNPPYLTATWCDEVSAEVAWEPRGALDGQGQDGLSLIRRLLEQSTLHLKEGGALFIECDYRQTHEVASLFKEHHFNHITIAKDLSGHERVVWGVLACTNN; via the coding sequence GTGTTCGTGACCATTGCCGGTTGGAAGCATGAGACTGCCAGGTTGCTGCAAGCGGGGCAGGTAAGCGACAGTGCAAACCTGGATGCACGTCTTCTCCTTGAGAAGGCAACCGGTCTTGACCAGGTTCACCAGATCATGGAGAGTGAGCGAATCCTGACATCTGAGGAGCTTGAAATCCTTGAGGAACTCAGGGGCCAGAGACTTACTTACAAACCAATGGCGTATATATTGGGGCATAAGGAGTTCTACGGCAGGACTTTTCTGGTCGATGAACATACACTCATTCCCCGTCCGGACACTGAGACCCTTGTCAATGAAGTACTTCACTTCTCCGAGGGAAAGAGCAAGGAAACAATACTTCCCATCATTGATGTATGTACCGGCAGTGGTGCAATCGGCATCACCCTTTCCCTTGAACTGGATGTGGATGTGGAGCTGTCTGATATCTCAAAGGGAGCCTTGGCCATTGCCAGGAAAAATGCTCTTGCACTGACTGGACATGAGCTTTTACTTCATGAAGCGGATCTTCTCTCCACGGTTTCACAAAAATATGGTATGATCGTGAGCAATCCTCCCTACCTCACCGCCACTTGGTGTGATGAGGTCTCAGCGGAGGTAGCATGGGAACCAAGGGGTGCGCTTGATGGGCAAGGCCAGGACGGACTCTCCTTGATCAGAAGGTTGCTGGAACAGAGCACCCTGCATCTCAAGGAAGGAGGAGCTCTGTTTATCGAATGTGATTACAGGCAGACACATGAGGTTGCCAGCCTATTCAAGGAGCACCACTTCAATCATATTACCATTGCCAAGGATCTATCTGGTCATGAACGCGTAGTGTGGGGGGTACTTGCATGTACGAACAACTAA
- the prfA gene encoding peptide chain release factor 1 has product MLEKLPDYEKQLADIDEKLSNPETMQDMKLFRSLNQERAHLAPIIDELKEMASLKEQIADAKQLLKEEKDPEMLELTEQELDELTGQLAKSEQKTKMLLIPPDPMEGKDIIMEIRAGTGGEEAALFAANLFRMYSHYADAKGWKMEMLSSNETGIGGYKELVLSISGKDVYGSLRFESGVHRVQRVPETESGGRIHTSAVTVAVLPEAEETDIEIRQEELKIDVMRAGGPGGQSVNTTDSAVRLTHLPTGLVVICQDEKSQIKNKAKALRVLRSRLFDLEEEKKNRERAEARKSQVGSGDRSERIRTYNYPQNRLTDHRINLTLYKLELIMAGDLDEVVEALKIAAGEAALKEA; this is encoded by the coding sequence ATGCTAGAAAAACTGCCCGATTACGAAAAGCAGCTTGCAGATATAGATGAGAAACTCAGCAATCCTGAAACCATGCAGGATATGAAACTCTTCAGGAGTCTTAATCAGGAGAGAGCCCACCTTGCTCCCATTATTGATGAGCTTAAGGAAATGGCGAGCTTGAAAGAGCAAATTGCAGATGCCAAGCAATTGCTCAAGGAAGAGAAAGATCCTGAGATGCTCGAACTCACCGAGCAAGAGCTTGACGAATTGACAGGGCAACTGGCAAAGAGCGAACAGAAGACAAAGATGCTCCTTATCCCACCTGACCCAATGGAAGGAAAAGACATCATCATGGAAATCCGTGCGGGAACCGGTGGCGAGGAAGCTGCACTCTTTGCAGCAAACCTTTTCCGCATGTACTCCCACTATGCTGATGCCAAGGGATGGAAGATGGAAATGCTCTCTTCCAATGAAACAGGCATTGGAGGATACAAGGAATTGGTGCTCTCCATCAGTGGAAAGGATGTCTATGGATCGCTCCGTTTTGAGAGCGGAGTACACCGGGTACAGCGGGTCCCTGAAACCGAGAGTGGTGGAAGAATCCACACCAGTGCAGTAACAGTGGCCGTACTACCCGAGGCAGAAGAAACCGATATTGAAATTCGTCAGGAAGAATTGAAGATTGATGTCATGCGCGCTGGAGGCCCAGGTGGACAGAGCGTCAACACTACAGACAGTGCCGTACGGCTTACCCACCTTCCCACAGGTCTGGTAGTAATCTGCCAGGATGAAAAAAGCCAGATCAAGAACAAGGCAAAAGCACTTCGTGTACTCCGCTCCCGTCTATTCGACCTGGAAGAGGAAAAGAAGAACCGGGAACGGGCAGAGGCCAGGAAGAGCCAGGTTGGCTCAGGGGACCGCAGTGAACGCATCCGTACCTACAACTATCCACAGAACAGGCTCACCGACCATCGGATCAACTTGACGTTGTATAAGCTCGAATTGATCATGGCGGGAGATCTTGACGAGGTGGTTGAGGCCCTGAAGATAGCCGCAGGTGAAGCGGCACTCAAGGAAGCGTAA
- a CDS encoding MFS transporter: MAKRSIMVSYGMGKFIAEFLTGAFGSIVFMFYETEVGLSAGYAALATILYSLWNAINDPIIGYVTNKGAPFSAKFGRRFPWIILGLILCSVFFILIFSVPSSWDARENPLPVFLWMVLTICLYDGFYSLWEVNYQSIYPDKFRTQSERTKTAAVGTGIGVLGIASGFIIPPLFFSYGVRSSYLICALVIAGFSLLATFGVSFGVFETKDMIARFTQQKVKEASPHFFDQMKRALKNRNLLAFVLLLFFYQSGCMLMTASVNYVVKYVLAAKSSQATPIFAGMLVGTLLSILIWMQVAKRLKNNQLMLILCSFVLALFALPLSFLTSATSYVIAMALWGLGFGGFWTFMSPAMADVIDSLIVVQKRRDDGVVLGIRAFFMRFSYASQALVFFIVHKATAFDPLAITEQAIWGIRLHMGVIPALFFLAGGLLFLRMNTLGPTEVARNHQLLSALDI; the protein is encoded by the coding sequence ATGGCAAAAAGAAGCATCATGGTCTCCTATGGAATGGGAAAGTTCATTGCAGAGTTCCTTACCGGAGCATTCGGCAGCATTGTCTTCATGTTTTACGAGACAGAGGTTGGGTTGTCTGCCGGCTATGCAGCACTTGCAACCATCCTCTACTCTCTCTGGAATGCCATAAACGACCCAATCATCGGATACGTAACCAACAAAGGAGCTCCTTTTTCCGCGAAATTTGGAAGAAGATTCCCCTGGATTATCCTGGGACTTATACTTTGTAGTGTATTTTTCATTCTTATCTTCAGTGTACCAAGCTCTTGGGATGCAAGGGAGAACCCGCTTCCTGTTTTCCTTTGGATGGTCCTCACCATCTGTCTCTATGATGGGTTCTACTCCCTTTGGGAAGTAAACTACCAAAGCATCTACCCTGATAAATTTCGCACCCAGAGTGAAAGAACCAAGACAGCAGCAGTCGGCACCGGTATCGGGGTCCTGGGAATAGCCTCCGGCTTCATCATTCCTCCCTTATTTTTCTCCTATGGAGTAAGGTCGAGCTACCTCATATGCGCCTTGGTCATTGCAGGATTCAGCCTATTGGCAACCTTTGGGGTAAGCTTCGGGGTCTTTGAGACCAAGGACATGATCGCACGATTCACCCAGCAGAAAGTAAAGGAAGCATCCCCTCATTTCTTCGACCAGATGAAACGAGCACTGAAGAATCGTAACCTGCTTGCCTTTGTGCTGTTGCTCTTCTTCTACCAGAGCGGGTGTATGCTCATGACTGCCAGCGTCAACTATGTGGTCAAGTATGTACTTGCAGCCAAAAGCAGCCAAGCCACCCCAATTTTCGCAGGGATGCTGGTAGGGACGCTACTCTCCATTCTGATCTGGATGCAGGTCGCCAAGCGCCTGAAGAACAATCAGCTGATGCTCATCCTCTGCTCATTTGTTTTGGCTCTCTTTGCTCTCCCCCTCTCCTTTCTCACATCGGCCACATCATATGTTATTGCAATGGCGCTCTGGGGATTGGGTTTTGGAGGTTTCTGGACATTCATGAGTCCAGCCATGGCCGACGTTATTGATAGCCTAATTGTGGTACAAAAGCGTCGTGATGATGGCGTAGTCCTTGGTATCAGGGCATTTTTCATGCGATTTAGTTATGCAAGCCAAGCCTTGGTCTTTTTCATAGTACACAAAGCAACGGCATTCGACCCCCTTGCGATCACAGAACAAGCAATATGGGGCATACGACTCCACATGGGGGTAATCCCTGCCCTCTTCTTCCTTGCAGGTGGATTACTTTTCCTGCGTATGAATACACTTGGACCGACTGAGGTTGCAAGAAATCACCAGTTGCTCTCAGCGTTGGATATCTAG
- a CDS encoding XRE family transcriptional regulator, giving the protein MFIIINSVHYVKLITTRSDAMETPPMIGKNIQRIRTSRKLTLNVLSERSGVSKAMLSQIESDKVNPTVATVWKIARGLNVELNDLLDSDNQPKRIFTLNPAGEDSPKLETHENGVSIRILSPLSMVEDLEMYLVTLEPHSILSSEPHYAGTQEYLTVVKGAVKVQAGDNIAEIRKGDFLVYHCDVEHSISNESNQVAVVHMVVRFTEEKR; this is encoded by the coding sequence ATGTTCATTATAATAAACAGTGTTCACTATGTCAAACTTATTACCACAAGGAGCGATGCAATGGAAACCCCTCCCATGATCGGCAAAAACATACAACGGATACGTACCAGCAGGAAACTCACACTCAATGTACTCTCTGAACGTTCAGGTGTGTCGAAGGCAATGCTCAGCCAGATTGAATCAGACAAGGTAAACCCAACGGTGGCAACGGTATGGAAAATTGCCAGGGGTTTGAACGTTGAGCTCAACGATCTGCTCGATTCGGACAATCAACCAAAAAGGATTTTTACCCTCAACCCGGCCGGTGAGGATTCTCCAAAACTCGAAACACATGAGAATGGTGTATCCATAAGGATTCTCAGCCCCTTGAGCATGGTGGAAGATCTTGAGATGTATCTCGTTACCCTTGAACCACACAGTATTCTCAGCAGTGAACCACACTATGCAGGAACGCAAGAGTATCTTACCGTTGTAAAAGGTGCGGTAAAGGTTCAGGCTGGGGACAACATTGCGGAGATACGAAAGGGCGACTTTCTCGTGTACCATTGCGATGTTGAGCACTCCATTTCCAATGAGAGCAACCAGGTAGCTGTAGTGCACATGGTGGTACGCTTTACGGAGGAGAAACGCTAG
- a CDS encoding NAD-dependent epimerase/dehydratase family protein, which translates to MKNILIIGSLGQLGSEIAMECRRRYGSDHVVLTDIRDDVNKELIDGGPFYKVDARDGKTINEIVKKHKIDTIYHLAALLSARAEQNPLVAWDLNMNGLIATLEVAKEHRCAVFTPSSIGAFGPTTPKQFTPQDTIQRPTSIYGVTKVAGELLCDYYHHAYDVDTRGVRYPGIISNMTPPGGGTTDYAVEIYYEAVKREHYTCFLRGDTYLDMIYMPDAVEAAIQIMEADPGRLRHRNAFNIASMSFSPEEQAAYIRTIIPGFTISYEVDPVKQAIADSWPNCLEDYAARVEWDWNPTYNLETMTLDMIETIRRRNP; encoded by the coding sequence ATGAAAAACATCCTAATCATAGGTTCATTGGGACAGCTTGGTTCAGAGATAGCCATGGAATGCCGCCGTCGCTATGGTTCTGATCACGTGGTATTGACTGATATCCGCGATGATGTGAACAAGGAGCTCATTGATGGAGGCCCCTTTTACAAGGTAGATGCACGTGATGGGAAAACCATCAATGAAATCGTCAAGAAACATAAGATTGACACCATTTATCATTTGGCGGCGCTCCTCTCTGCGAGGGCTGAACAGAATCCCCTGGTAGCATGGGACCTCAATATGAATGGGTTGATCGCAACCTTGGAGGTGGCGAAAGAGCATCGCTGTGCAGTATTCACTCCTTCCTCGATTGGTGCTTTTGGCCCTACTACACCTAAACAGTTTACCCCACAGGATACCATCCAGCGTCCGACTTCCATCTACGGGGTAACCAAGGTTGCCGGTGAATTGCTGTGTGACTATTACCACCATGCTTATGATGTTGATACCCGGGGTGTTCGATACCCGGGTATTATCAGCAATATGACTCCTCCTGGTGGTGGTACGACAGACTATGCAGTGGAAATCTACTATGAAGCAGTGAAGAGGGAGCATTATACCTGCTTCCTCAGAGGCGATACCTACCTTGATATGATCTACATGCCGGATGCCGTGGAAGCGGCGATCCAGATAATGGAGGCGGATCCAGGCCGTCTCAGGCATCGTAATGCATTCAATATTGCCAGTATGAGTTTCTCCCCTGAAGAGCAAGCTGCCTATATACGTACCATCATTCCAGGGTTTACCATTTCCTATGAGGTGGACCCCGTGAAGCAAGCCATTGCAGATTCCTGGCCAAACTGCCTGGAGGACTATGCCGCACGAGTGGAGTGGGATTGGAATCCTACCTACAACCTGGAGACGATGACCCTTGATATGATTGAAACCATTAGAAGGAGGAATCCATGA